In Saccharothrix violaceirubra, the following are encoded in one genomic region:
- a CDS encoding DUF4192 domain-containing protein encodes MSEEHIDVRCDTEDLIAGLPHLIGFYPVESLVCLAVRGDRMTWVMRLDLTATDRQIAAAVVTRLQSGGCDSMVAVVVGDHHATRRHHDRVTALAEVLSLLDMSLEGFGVPEVAAGAEWFSYDDPSIGGALPEPGGTRIAMLTALRGYVTYPDRDAMRALVAPADDATLARRAKLIGEAERRWDEVAVDAWPGRPDEPCTRADKLALVTAQVDAVPERSTPLTDGEIADLAWALSDMEVRDACFALVVGPRARDAERLWSELIRECPPPWCAEAAVLFGVSVILRGDGVLATFALERAQTAHPGHRLSHLVVKAMAAGMSPDRLRSYFSDRTQD; translated from the coding sequence ATGTCCGAAGAACACATCGATGTCCGGTGCGACACGGAGGACCTGATCGCCGGACTGCCCCACCTGATCGGCTTCTACCCCGTCGAGTCGCTGGTCTGCCTGGCCGTGCGCGGCGACCGTATGACGTGGGTGATGCGCCTGGACCTCACCGCGACCGACCGGCAGATCGCCGCCGCGGTCGTCACCCGGCTTCAGTCCGGCGGCTGCGACAGCATGGTCGCCGTCGTGGTCGGCGACCACCACGCCACCCGGCGACACCACGACCGGGTGACCGCGTTGGCCGAGGTCCTGTCGTTGCTCGACATGTCGTTGGAAGGCTTCGGTGTTCCCGAGGTGGCAGCGGGCGCCGAGTGGTTCTCCTACGACGACCCCTCGATCGGAGGTGCCCTGCCGGAGCCGGGCGGCACCCGCATAGCCATGCTGACCGCGTTGCGCGGCTACGTCACCTACCCCGACCGCGACGCCATGCGCGCCCTGGTCGCCCCGGCCGACGACGCCACGTTGGCCCGCCGCGCGAAGTTGATCGGGGAGGCCGAGCGGCGGTGGGACGAGGTCGCGGTGGACGCGTGGCCCGGCCGTCCCGACGAGCCGTGCACGCGCGCCGACAAGCTCGCCCTGGTCACCGCCCAGGTCGACGCCGTCCCCGAACGGTCGACGCCGTTGACCGACGGCGAGATCGCCGACCTGGCCTGGGCGTTGTCCGACATGGAGGTCCGCGACGCGTGCTTCGCGTTGGTGGTCGGCCCGCGTGCCCGTGACGCCGAACGGCTCTGGTCGGAGTTGATTCGGGAGTGCCCGCCGCCGTGGTGCGCGGAGGCGGCGGTGCTGTTCGGGGTGTCGGTGATCCTGCGCGGCGACGGCGTGCTGGCCACGTTCGCCCTGGAACGCGCCCAGACGGCACATCCCGGGCACCGGCTCTCCCATCTGGTCGTCAAGGCCATGGCCGCCGGCATGTCACCCGACCGGCTCCGTTCGTACTTCAGCGACCGCACCCAGGACTGA
- the ssb gene encoding single-stranded DNA-binding protein, with the protein MAGETLTTIIGNLTASPELRFTQGGTAVAHFTIASSTRTFDRQAGEWRDGDTLFLRCVCWNRLAENTAESLRRGSRVVAHGRLRQRSYEKDDEKRTVIEFEIDDIGLSLRYATANAQQTDSVPAEASA; encoded by the coding sequence ATGGCCGGGGAAACCCTCACCACGATCATCGGGAACCTGACCGCGAGCCCCGAGCTGCGGTTCACCCAGGGCGGGACGGCGGTCGCCCATTTCACGATCGCCTCGTCGACGCGCACGTTCGACCGGCAGGCCGGGGAATGGCGGGACGGCGACACCCTGTTCCTGCGCTGCGTGTGCTGGAACAGGCTCGCCGAGAACACCGCCGAATCGCTGCGACGCGGCAGCCGGGTCGTCGCCCACGGGCGCCTGCGGCAGCGGTCCTACGAGAAGGACGACGAGAAGCGGACCGTCATCGAGTTCGAGATCGACGACATCGGCCTTTCACTGCGTTACGCCACGGCGAACGCTCAGCAGACCGACAGCGTTCCCGCGGAGGCTTCGGCGTGA